From a region of the Pseudanabaena sp. ABRG5-3 genome:
- a CDS encoding NAD(P)H-quinone oxidoreductase subunit N translates to MDTASLNALLNSGAILPELIVIGTLVLVLVVDLIASGRKSANVLPNIAIAGLVASTAALVWQWTGLENPIAFLGSFNSDKLSIIFRAIIALSALFTILVSIRYLEQSGVVVGEYLVILLSATLGGMFLTGSDEMVMVFVSLETLSISSYLLSGYTKRDPRSNEAALKYLLVGAASSAIFLYGMSLLYGLSGGETSLSAIASKITVSNTALIISMVFVIAGISFKLSAVPFHQWTPDVYEGSPTPVVAFLSIGSKVAGFGLALRFLITAFPLASLQWHYVFVVLTVLSMVLGNVVAIAQTSMKRMLAYSSIGQAGFVMLGMAIDSEAGYASMVFYLILYLFMNMGAFACVILFASRTGTDQISEYSGLYQKDPLLTLALSVCLLSLGGIPPLAGFFGKLYIFWAGWQAQAYGLVLLALVMSVVSLYYYIRVVKMMVVKEPQEMSESIRNYPEITWNQVGMKPLQAALVFTLIFTAIAGIASNPLFSLSNQAVKETKFLQAKAPNAKSVAVLPTTAQ, encoded by the coding sequence ATGGATACAGCAAGTCTCAATGCTCTACTCAATAGTGGCGCGATCTTGCCAGAACTCATTGTCATTGGGACATTGGTACTCGTGCTAGTCGTCGATCTGATTGCATCAGGGCGCAAGTCGGCAAATGTTCTTCCTAATATTGCGATCGCTGGTTTAGTCGCATCCACGGCTGCCCTTGTGTGGCAATGGACGGGCTTAGAAAATCCGATCGCCTTTTTGGGCAGTTTTAATAGTGACAAACTCAGCATTATTTTTCGCGCCATTATTGCCCTATCGGCTCTATTTACGATCCTCGTTTCGATCCGTTATCTAGAGCAGTCAGGCGTAGTAGTTGGCGAGTATCTAGTCATTTTGCTCAGTGCTACCCTTGGCGGCATGTTCCTCACTGGCTCCGACGAAATGGTGATGGTATTTGTCTCCCTTGAAACCCTGAGTATTTCGTCTTACTTGCTGTCGGGTTATACCAAACGCGATCCCCGTTCCAATGAAGCGGCGCTCAAATATTTATTAGTCGGTGCAGCTAGCTCGGCGATTTTCCTTTACGGGATGTCCTTGCTCTACGGACTTTCGGGCGGCGAAACCTCTCTATCGGCGATCGCCTCAAAGATTACCGTTAGCAACACTGCTCTAATTATCTCGATGGTATTTGTAATTGCGGGGATTTCCTTCAAGCTCTCCGCAGTACCTTTCCACCAATGGACACCTGACGTTTACGAAGGTTCACCAACTCCTGTAGTTGCCTTTTTGTCGATTGGCTCTAAGGTGGCTGGTTTTGGACTCGCCCTCAGATTTTTGATTACCGCATTTCCTTTGGCTTCTCTGCAATGGCATTACGTGTTTGTCGTATTGACCGTTTTGAGCATGGTCTTGGGCAATGTAGTAGCGATCGCGCAAACCAGTATGAAGCGGATGTTGGCTTACTCCTCCATCGGTCAAGCAGGTTTTGTAATGCTCGGTATGGCGATCGACTCCGAAGCAGGTTACGCCAGCATGGTGTTTTACTTGATTCTGTATCTGTTCATGAACATGGGTGCATTTGCCTGTGTGATCCTGTTTGCTTCCCGCACAGGAACCGATCAAATCAGTGAATACAGTGGCTTGTACCAAAAAGATCCTTTACTGACCCTTGCTTTGAGTGTATGCCTCCTATCCCTTGGTGGTATTCCGCCCCTCGCTGGTTTCTTTGGTAAGCTCTACATTTTCTGGGCAGGTTGGCAAGCTCAAGCTTACGGCTTAGTCTTACTAGCGTTAGTCATGAGTGTGGTTTCTCTCTATTACTACATCCGCGTCGTCAAGATGATGGTAGTTAAGGAGCCTCAAGAAATGTCTGAGTCGATTCGCAACTATCCTGAGATCACATGGAATCAGGTGGGTATGAAGCCTTTACAAGCGGCGCTCGTATTTACTCTCATATTTACTGCGATCGCTGGTATTGCGTCTAATCCTCTCTTCTCCCTCTCCAATCAAGCCGTAAAAGAAACCAAGTTTCTCCAAGCTAAAGCACCGAATGCAAAATCAGTAGCAGTCTTACCAACAACTGCACAATAA
- a CDS encoding pentapeptide repeat-containing protein has translation MSKVSSAEQLLTQYNQGERNFEGSELDGASLSGLVLKEINLSRASLRKADLTGSDLSSALLFQADLSTAILNRVELSRANLTGANLSRSLMTGATLIKSILLKASLNGAILLNANLSQSRLREADFSDANLSSADLSEAVVTEAKFTGAKYSLSTKLPTNFDPVTEGMRID, from the coding sequence ATGTCAAAAGTGAGCAGTGCTGAACAATTATTAACCCAGTACAATCAAGGAGAGCGTAACTTTGAAGGCTCGGAACTAGATGGCGCTAGCTTAAGCGGTTTAGTATTAAAAGAGATTAATCTAAGTCGGGCAAGCCTCAGAAAAGCCGATCTGACTGGAAGTGATCTTAGCTCTGCACTTTTGTTTCAAGCCGACCTCTCAACCGCAATTCTCAATCGAGTTGAATTAAGTCGCGCCAATCTTACAGGCGCAAACCTCAGTCGCTCATTAATGACAGGTGCAACCCTTATCAAATCAATATTGCTTAAGGCTTCCTTAAACGGAGCAATTTTATTGAATGCCAACTTAAGCCAATCGAGGCTCCGCGAAGCGGACTTCAGTGATGCAAATCTCAGTAGTGCTGACCTATCCGAAGCCGTAGTTACTGAAGCTAAGTTTACAGGTGCAAAATATAGCCTTAGTACCAAACTACCAACAAATTTTGATCCTGTTACAGAAGGGATGCGAATTGATTAG
- a CDS encoding DUF433 domain-containing protein, whose translation MLLEDYFDFLRPDDIRLKGHRIGIQDVIKYYLSGYSPEEILEELPSLNLEKIYAVITYYWRNRAVYVPPRAVTGTTLSRMVKKRTFRINYKTAIA comes from the coding sequence ATGCTTTTAGAAGACTATTTTGATTTTCTAAGACCAGATGACATCCGCCTCAAAGGTCATCGTATTGGCATCCAAGATGTCATCAAATACTATTTAAGCGGCTATAGTCCCGAAGAAATTTTAGAAGAACTGCCAAGCTTAAACCTAGAGAAAATCTATGCCGTAATTACCTATTATTGGCGTAATCGCGCTGTATATGTTCCGCCTAGAGCAGTCACAGGAACAACACTATCAAGAATGGTTAAAAAAAGAACCTTCAGAATTAATTACAAGACTGCGATCGCATAG
- a CDS encoding metal ABC transporter permease produces MDIIHWFTAPLQYGFMVKAIWVSALVGIVCSALSCFMILKGWALMGDAVSHAVLPGVVLAYVINIPFAIGAFVFGVGSVIAIGFIKANTRIKEDTVIGLVFTGLFALGIVLVSKIKSTVDLGHILFGNVLGIADSDIVQTVIISVITLVTLAILRKDLILFCFDATHARSIGMNTTFLYYVLLSLLSLTAVAGLQTVGIILVVAMLITPGATAYLLSDRFDHMMLIAMASGMFASVMGTYISYHIDGSTGGCIVVLQTLLFLAAMIFAPKHGMLARSRQQVMES; encoded by the coding sequence ATGGATATTATTCATTGGTTTACAGCGCCGTTGCAATACGGGTTTATGGTGAAGGCGATTTGGGTGAGCGCCCTTGTGGGGATTGTTTGCTCAGCCTTGTCTTGCTTCATGATTTTGAAAGGATGGGCGTTGATGGGCGATGCGGTATCCCATGCGGTACTTCCGGGGGTGGTACTTGCCTATGTGATCAATATTCCCTTTGCGATCGGTGCTTTTGTGTTTGGTGTAGGTTCCGTAATTGCGATCGGCTTTATCAAAGCAAATACAAGAATTAAAGAAGATACAGTAATTGGCTTAGTCTTTACGGGGCTATTTGCCTTGGGAATTGTGCTGGTATCGAAGATCAAAAGTACTGTCGATTTAGGACATATTCTGTTTGGGAATGTGTTGGGAATTGCTGATAGTGATATTGTTCAAACCGTGATTATCAGCGTGATTACCTTGGTGACGCTCGCGATTTTGCGAAAGGATTTGATTCTCTTTTGCTTTGATGCGACCCATGCCCGTTCAATTGGTATGAATACCACATTTCTCTATTACGTTTTGCTGTCGTTGTTGTCGCTCACGGCGGTAGCGGGACTGCAAACTGTAGGAATTATCCTTGTTGTGGCGATGTTGATTACCCCCGGAGCAACTGCCTATTTATTGAGCGATCGCTTTGACCATATGATGTTGATTGCGATGGCTTCGGGGATGTTTGCCAGTGTGATGGGGACTTACATCAGTTATCACATTGATGGCTCGACAGGTGGTTGTATTGTGGTTTTGCAAACCTTATTATTTTTGGCGGCGATGATTTTTGCCCCGAAGCATGGGATGCTAGCGCGGTCGCGGCAACAAGTTATGGAATCCTAA
- a CDS encoding metal ABC transporter ATP-binding protein produces MDTISIDIENVTVAYHGKVALHSANLQLKAGTICGLVGMNGAGKSTLFKSVMGFVKPMSGRVLINGLPIRIVQKKSLVAYVPQTEEVDWNFPVSVHDVVMMGRYGYMNFLRMPKALDRQVVRESLERVEMWEMRDRQIGELSGGQKKRAFFARALAQQGKVLLLDEPFAGVDVKTEKMMINLLMELRDVGYTVLVSTHDLESINTFCDQVVLINRTILAYGQTSEVFTEENISRTFGGSFKFA; encoded by the coding sequence ATGGATACAATTAGCATTGATATTGAGAATGTGACAGTTGCCTATCATGGTAAAGTTGCGTTACATAGCGCTAATTTGCAACTAAAGGCAGGCACGATTTGTGGTCTGGTAGGAATGAATGGTGCAGGTAAGTCAACTCTCTTTAAGTCGGTAATGGGTTTTGTCAAGCCGATGAGCGGTCGAGTATTAATTAATGGTTTACCAATTCGGATTGTTCAAAAAAAGAGCTTAGTTGCCTATGTACCACAAACAGAAGAAGTAGATTGGAACTTCCCTGTAAGTGTTCATGATGTAGTGATGATGGGGCGTTATGGCTATATGAATTTTCTGCGGATGCCGAAAGCGCTCGATCGCCAAGTGGTACGTGAGAGCTTAGAGCGTGTGGAAATGTGGGAAATGCGCGATCGCCAAATTGGTGAATTGTCGGGTGGTCAAAAGAAACGTGCCTTTTTTGCAAGGGCTTTGGCGCAACAGGGTAAGGTGTTGCTTCTCGATGAGCCATTTGCAGGCGTGGATGTGAAGACTGAGAAGATGATGATTAATCTGCTAATGGAATTGCGCGATGTAGGTTATACGGTTTTGGTTTCTACTCACGATCTGGAATCGATTAATACTTTTTGTGATCAGGTGGTGTTAATCAATCGCACGATTCTTGCCTATGGTCAGACTTCAGAAGTATTTACCGAAGAAAATATTTCACGCACTTTTGGCGGCTCGTTTAAGTTTGCTTGA
- a CDS encoding DUF790 family protein has protein sequence MLPSELLMHRLNGETVIPKRLKLDEKHQAIATELIAIFESCKGQPQSELDRQLQELEGDTPDYRVKRGLAHILKSSFSTFEIISPLEPQELRRRVFELSAEVIPSQQATSETLEKLADKLTQELSREVLPSQIIQGLYADLMENRILTQFDTPTTEDLIHRYNLSQVQGIFYRASHMTLNVHRNDPGEYKLLFRYLKLFQLMSYIEGDVDYGFTITVDGATSLFGTSTRYGLAIAKLLPALLHVTKWSLQATLVEKDTYSKQKRKGLFTLDSECGLVSHYPAGKMYDSALEASFSEKWADLKTEWKLEREVDLIPIPGSVMIPDFRLVHPDGRSYLLEIVGYWRPEYLRKKFSQVKQANCENLILAISERLNLEKVGVKVSDTPALTVWFKDKLLPKTILQIIPLET, from the coding sequence ATGCTGCCTAGCGAACTCTTGATGCACCGACTGAATGGCGAAACTGTTATTCCTAAACGACTGAAATTGGATGAGAAGCATCAGGCGATCGCTACGGAATTAATCGCTATTTTTGAAAGTTGCAAGGGTCAGCCCCAGAGTGAACTCGATCGCCAGTTGCAAGAACTAGAAGGTGATACGCCCGACTATCGCGTGAAGCGGGGATTAGCGCATATTCTCAAATCCAGCTTCAGCACCTTTGAGATTATTAGTCCATTAGAACCGCAGGAATTGCGCCGCCGCGTCTTTGAACTGTCGGCTGAAGTCATTCCTAGTCAACAAGCTACTAGCGAAACCTTAGAAAAACTTGCGGATAAACTCACTCAAGAACTCAGTCGCGAAGTGTTGCCTTCCCAAATTATTCAAGGGCTTTATGCTGACCTCATGGAGAATCGAATACTGACGCAATTTGATACGCCAACTACTGAAGACTTAATTCATCGCTATAATCTCTCACAGGTACAAGGGATTTTTTATCGCGCTAGCCACATGACCCTGAATGTGCATCGCAATGATCCAGGGGAATATAAGCTGCTCTTTCGTTATCTCAAACTCTTTCAATTAATGTCCTATATCGAAGGGGATGTCGATTATGGCTTTACGATTACCGTTGATGGCGCGACGAGTTTATTTGGCACAAGTACACGCTATGGACTCGCGATCGCTAAACTTCTCCCAGCTTTACTCCACGTCACGAAATGGAGTCTGCAAGCCACTCTCGTTGAAAAAGACACCTATTCTAAGCAAAAACGTAAGGGTTTATTTACCCTTGATTCGGAATGTGGATTAGTCAGTCATTATCCTGCGGGCAAAATGTATGACAGTGCGCTCGAGGCTTCTTTTTCCGAGAAATGGGCGGATTTAAAAACAGAATGGAAATTAGAAAGAGAAGTGGATTTAATTCCGATTCCCGGCAGTGTCATGATTCCTGATTTTCGGTTAGTGCATCCTGACGGACGGAGTTACTTATTAGAGATTGTGGGCTATTGGCGACCTGAATATTTACGCAAAAAGTTTTCACAGGTCAAACAGGCTAATTGCGAAAATTTGATTTTGGCAATTTCTGAGCGTCTAAATCTTGAAAAAGTAGGCGTAAAGGTAAGTGACACACCTGCATTAACAGTTTGGTTTAAAGACAAGCTGCTACCAAAGACGATTTTGCAAATAATTCCATTAGAAACCTAG
- a CDS encoding metal ABC transporter substrate-binding protein, with protein sequence MKVIMKSKIISKSSLKALTKYLVKYAVVISSCVLMIGLSGCTNSASQREAAENSANIRPNPQGKKVILTTFTVMADMAQNVAGDKAIVESITKVGAEIHGYEPTPSDLQRGQGVDLILDNGLNLERWADRFYNSIPKAARLTLSEGVQPVNIAEDAYQGKPNPHAWMSPQNALIYVDNIRKALVQLDPVNAATYEANAKAYSQKIKDIDAKLKQAIAVIPPDKRYIVSCEGAFSYLARDYGLKEIYIWPVNAEQQATPKQVQKVIDAVRAKQIPTVFCESTVSNAAQMQVVKETGAKYGGVFYVDSLSPPDGVTPTYLKLLEYNVNTLIKGLNPT encoded by the coding sequence ATGAAAGTAATCATGAAGTCCAAAATCATTAGCAAATCAAGCTTGAAGGCGCTAACTAAATATTTAGTGAAGTACGCAGTTGTGATATCTAGCTGTGTACTGATGATTGGGCTGAGTGGATGCACGAACTCTGCAAGTCAGCGTGAAGCTGCCGAGAACAGCGCCAATATTCGTCCAAATCCTCAAGGGAAAAAAGTAATTTTGACCACGTTTACAGTGATGGCGGATATGGCGCAAAACGTGGCGGGGGATAAAGCGATCGTCGAGTCAATTACGAAGGTGGGGGCAGAAATTCATGGATATGAGCCAACACCAAGTGATTTGCAGCGCGGTCAAGGCGTAGATCTGATTTTAGATAATGGCTTGAATCTAGAGCGTTGGGCGGATCGTTTTTATAACAGTATTCCCAAGGCAGCACGATTAACCCTGTCAGAGGGTGTGCAACCCGTAAATATTGCCGAAGATGCTTATCAAGGTAAACCCAATCCTCACGCTTGGATGTCGCCGCAGAATGCCTTGATCTATGTGGACAATATTCGTAAAGCCTTAGTCCAACTCGATCCTGTGAATGCTGCGACCTATGAGGCAAATGCTAAAGCCTATAGCCAAAAGATTAAAGATATTGATGCAAAACTCAAACAGGCGATCGCGGTAATTCCTCCTGACAAACGCTATATCGTCAGTTGTGAAGGAGCTTTTTCCTATCTGGCACGGGACTATGGTTTGAAGGAAATATATATTTGGCCAGTAAATGCGGAGCAGCAAGCTACACCGAAGCAAGTTCAAAAAGTAATTGATGCTGTTAGAGCAAAGCAGATTCCGACAGTGTTTTGTGAGAGTACGGTGAGTAATGCGGCGCAAATGCAGGTGGTGAAGGAGACAGGAGCGAAGTATGGAGGCGTGTTTTATGTGGATTCGCTATCTCCTCCCGATGGCGTGACACCGACCTATCTCAAGCTTCTCGAATACAACGTCAACACCTTAATCAAGGGATTGAATCCTACATAA
- a CDS encoding DarT ssDNA thymidine ADP-ribosyltransferase family protein, whose product MRKPNIIKSLYYITHIENLPSILNKGILSHQKVEELKVSYTPIYDNAVIGRRKDKPTPERNSLWEYANLYFQPRNPMMYRVVHETDRRNIAVVGITPRILQVSGGLITDGNAANDPTQFFKFNEGLDVIQQQWKIIQNDWWKDLDGSKRKIMAECLVPDKIAPEFVHSIYVTDHYAKEKVAKIIGSVNIPVIPEPHMFFQPKSSTRIGNNISLIDGDMFFSNMQTLTISVNLQGVMGKGLASRAKYQFPDVYVVYQDACRSKQITATQPYLYQRETSLDHDLADLTIPLDNANSVKWFLLFATKRKWRENSSLEDIEGGLDWLRNNCREMGIQSLAMPALGCGLGNLTWSEVGPLMCHYLHDIGIQVAIYLPRENQINPEYLSSKFLLNNS is encoded by the coding sequence ATGAGAAAACCTAATATTATTAAAAGCCTCTACTACATTACACATATAGAGAATTTACCATCAATTCTTAATAAAGGTATTTTGTCTCATCAAAAAGTTGAGGAGCTAAAGGTCTCATATACTCCTATTTATGACAACGCTGTAATTGGAAGACGTAAGGATAAACCAACTCCAGAAAGAAATAGTTTATGGGAATATGCCAACTTATATTTTCAGCCTCGTAATCCAATGATGTATCGAGTAGTTCATGAAACCGATAGACGAAATATAGCTGTCGTTGGAATCACCCCTAGAATACTACAAGTATCTGGAGGATTGATTACAGATGGAAATGCTGCTAATGATCCAACACAATTTTTTAAATTTAATGAAGGTTTAGATGTAATTCAACAACAATGGAAAATTATTCAGAATGATTGGTGGAAAGACCTAGATGGTTCTAAAAGAAAAATAATGGCTGAGTGCTTAGTTCCTGATAAAATTGCCCCAGAATTTGTCCATTCGATTTATGTGACAGATCACTATGCAAAAGAAAAAGTTGCAAAAATCATTGGTTCGGTCAATATCCCAGTAATACCTGAACCGCATATGTTTTTCCAACCTAAGTCTTCTACTCGTATTGGGAATAATATTTCTCTGATTGATGGAGATATGTTCTTCTCAAATATGCAAACTTTAACAATTAGTGTTAATCTCCAAGGTGTAATGGGGAAAGGTTTAGCATCACGCGCAAAGTATCAATTTCCTGATGTTTATGTTGTTTATCAAGATGCTTGTAGAAGTAAACAAATTACTGCAACTCAACCCTATCTTTATCAACGCGAAACATCATTAGATCATGATTTAGCCGATTTAACTATTCCACTTGATAATGCGAACTCTGTAAAGTGGTTCTTGCTATTTGCAACAAAGAGAAAGTGGCGAGAAAACTCTAGTTTAGAAGATATTGAAGGCGGATTAGATTGGTTGAGAAACAATTGCCGTGAGATGGGAATTCAGTCATTAGCAATGCCAGCTTTAGGATGTGGTTTAGGTAACTTGACTTGGAGTGAGGTAGGACCATTAATGTGTCACTATTTACATGATATTGGAATTCAAGTTGCCATATATTTGCCTCGCGAAAATCAAATTAATCCTGAATACCTCAGTAGCAAGTTTTTACTAAATAATTCCTGA